In Aspergillus nidulans FGSC A4 chromosome II, a single window of DNA contains:
- the aspf4 gene encoding allergen Asp F4 (transcript_id=CADANIAT00004908), whose amino-acid sequence MQLKNSLVLLTALTAGSSVARLHGHERRHAHHEKRDVGDLVTAIIDGKVVSWVNEYAGGAAATATATESTSTSLSETVAASTTASTETPSASAVSSASGTCANWDDESDEYSTAGFGSRTVSNNAKYVAYVGNVGNPWGSNIIEVDADKACKYKNVVKFSGSETDDWTIVFWNKIGPDGLLTGWYGNSALKLTISPGETKYVAFDDDSQGAWGAAKGDSLPTDEFGGYSCTWGEFDFGSSGNNDWSGWDVSAIQAQAANQDVQGMKICNNKGEKCSWISNLATAMENAYSKAEEGVDGIGGNQAPGAVRLVVDIDYTHSS is encoded by the coding sequence AtgcagctgaagaactcTCTGGTCCTGCTGACTGCCTTGACGGCCGGTTCCTCCGTGGCCCGCCTCCATGGCCACGAGCGCCGCCACGCTCACCACGAGAAGCGTGACGTTGGTGACCTCGTCACCGCTATCATTGACGGAAAGGTCGTTTCCTGGGTCAACGAGTATGCTGGCGGTGCTGCTGCCACCGCTACCGCCACTGAGTCCACATCTACTTCTCTCTCTGAGACTGTTGCCGCGTCGACCACCGCTTCCACAGAGACCCCCAGCGCTTCTGCCgtctcctccgcctctggAACCTGCGCCAACTGGGACGACGAGTCCGATGAGTACTCCACCGCCGGCTTCGGTTCCAGGACTGTCTCCAACAATGCCAAGTATGTTGCCTACGTTGGTAACGTCGGAAACCCTTGGGGCAGCAACATCATTGAGGTCGATGCCGATAAAGCATGCAAATATAAGAATGTCGTCAAGTTTTCCGGCTCTGAGACTGACGACTGGACCATCGTCTTCTGGAACAAGATTGGCCCTGATGGATTGCTGACCGGCTGGTACGGCAACTCTGCTCTCAAACTCACGATTTCTCCCGGCGAGACCAAGTATGTCGCATTCGACGACGATTCCCAGGGTGCCTGGGGTGCTGCCAAGGGTGACTCTCTCCCTACTGACGAATTCGGTGGCTACTCCTGCACTTGGGGCGAGTTTGACTTCGGCAGCTCTGGCAACAACGACTGGTCCGGCTGGGATGTCTCCGCTATCCAGGCCCAGGCCGCGAACCAGGATGTCCAGGGCATGAAGATCTGCAACAACAAGGGCGAGAAGTGCTCATGGATTTCCAACCTCGCTACCGCCATGGAGAACGCCTACAGCAAGGCCGAGGAGGGTGTTGACGGCATTGGTGGCAACCAGGCTCCTGGCGCCGTCCGTCTCGTTGTCGACATTGACTACACTCACAGTTCATAG
- a CDS encoding isocitrate lyase/PEP mutase family protein (transcript_id=CADANIAT00004907), which translates to MRANAEMISNLSPSTPVISDADTGYGGPIMVARTTEQYARAGVAAFHLEDQVQTKRCGHLGGKILVDTDTYVTRIRAAVQARKRIDSDIVIIARTDALQVNGYEDSLARLRAAREAGADAGFLEGITSIEMARQVIADLKGWPLLLNMVEHGATPSITAAQARELGFRIIIFPFAALGPACKAIQEGMEKLKRDGIPGLDKEMTPQMLFRVCGLDESIKVDAAAGGAAFSSGVELK; encoded by the coding sequence ATGCGAGCTAATGCCGAGATGATCAGCAACCTTTCCCCATCAACTCCTGTTATCTCAGATGCCGATACCGGCTATGGCGGTCCGATTATGGTCGCTCGTACTACAGAACAATACGCGCGCGCCGGTGTAGCAGCCTTCCACCTTGAGGACCAGGTGCAAACCAAGCGATGCGGGCACCTTGGCGGAAAGATCCTCGTCGATACAGACACATATGTTACCCGAATTCGGGCTGCCGTGCAAGCTCGGAAGCGCATTGATAGCGATATTGTCATCATCGCCCGCACCGACGCCCTCCAAGTAAACGGCTACGAAGATAGTCTCGCTCGTCTCCGAGCAGCGCGTGAAGCTGGTGCGGACGCAGGCTTCCTCGAGGGCATCACTTCCATCGAAATGGCCCGTCAGGTGATTGCCGACCTTAAGGGTTGGCCGTTGCTTCTGAACATGGTTGAGCACGGCGCTACCCCTTCCATCACTGCCGCCCAGGCCCGTGAGCTTGGATTTCGAATTATTATCTTCCCATTCGCTGCGCTGGGCCCCGCGTGCAAAGCTATCCAGGAAGGCATGGAAAAACTCAAGCGCGATGGTATTCCAGGATTGGACAAGGAGATGACGCCGCAGATGTTGTTCCGGGTGTGCGGGTTAGATGAGAGCATCAAGGTAGATGCGGCAGCGGGCGGAGCAGCTTTCAGCAGCGGAGTTGAACTCAAGTAA
- a CDS encoding OSBP family protein (transcript_id=CADANIAT00004905), with the protein MSADWSYFWGNSGNRSSTDDPRHPNPASEDDEIEPDQGNVLSHIISQLRPGADLSRVVLPTFILEPRSMLERITNFMAHPETLLPMPTNDDPLERFVSVVKFYLSGWHIKPPGVKKPLNPVLGETYTCSWEYPDGTRGYYISEQTSHHPPKSSYFFMAPEHHIRIDGTLKPRSKFLGNSAASMMEGIAILRFLNRGNDKERGERYILTQPNMYARGILFGKMKYELGDHSFVRCPENDLVADIEFKTKGYFSGTYNAIGGTIKNEKTGEVYYEISGLWNGEMYIKSVHSHDKELLFSAKKSKPTFPTTRPIEQQGERESQRLWQSTVKAIIASNHEMATDEKTKIEDRQREEAAKRAEQGVEWHPRLFRAVRGGPGGSEEGEEALDWVINAHVDAHDPEKAKRQILAIAPILDGQTWDNFEIPEYKGNAVNGADKSEHQSENTKPETKQEVIQEIKPTGNPENKTEINYEASPGVKPGNAVETKPELVERMDSKTIEVDQYMDALEGSKP; encoded by the exons ATGTCCGCTGACTGGAGCTATTTCTGGGGTAATTCAGGCAATCGTTCATCCACCGATGATCCAAGGCACCCAAATCCTGCcagcgaagatgatgagaTTGAACCTGACCAGGGCAATG TCCTGAGCCACATCATTTCCCAACTCCGGCCTGGAGCAGACCTCAGTCGGGTTGTATTGCCCACGTTTATTCTCGAGCCCCGGTCTATGCTGGAGCGAATCACGAA CTTCATGGCACACCCCGAAACCCTACTACCCATGCCCACGAACGATGACCCTCTCGAGCGCTTTGTATCCGTTGTCAAGTTCTACCTGAGTGGGTGGCATATCAAGCCTCC GGGAGTCAAGAAGCCGTTGAACCCCGTGCTCGGCGAAACGTACACCTGCTCCTGGGAATATCCGGATGGTACTCGCGGATACTATATTTCAGAGCAGACCTCCCATCATCCGCCGAAGTCAAGCTATTTCTTTATGGCACCTGAGCATCATATCCGAATTGATGGCACACTCAAACCGCGAAGCAAGTTCCTTGGTAATTCCGCTGCGAGTATGATGGAGGGTATAGCTATCCTACGATTCCTGAACCGTGGAAACGACAAGGAACGGGGAGAACGATA CATTTTGACGCAACCAAACATGTACGCCAGGGGTATCCTCTTCGGAAAGATGAAGTATGAGCTTGGAGATCATAGCTTCGTGAGATGTCCCGAGAACGATCTTGTCGCGGATATCGAATTCAAAACCAAGGGGTACTTTTCTGGAACCTACAACGCAATTGGCGGAACAATCAAGAATGAAAAAACCGGAGAAGTATACTACGAGATTTCTGGTCTTTGGAATGGCGAGATGTATATTAAGAGCGTTCAC TCCCACGACAAAGAACTTCTCTTCAGTGCTAAGAAATCCAAGCCAACATTCCCGACAACCCGCCCGATTGAACAACAAGGCGAGCGCGAGTCCCAGCGGTTGTGGCAGAGCACAGTGAAGGCTATTATTGCCTCAAACCATGAAATGGCCACGGACGAGAAGACTAAGATCGAAGACCGCCAACGCGAAGAAGCGGCAAAGCGAGCGGAACAGGGTGTTGAATGGCACCCGCGCCTCTTCCGGGCCGTTCGTGGCGGGCCTGGTGGTTCagaggagggtgaagaggctCTTGATTGGGTTATCAATGCTCATGT TGACGCTCACGACCCTGAGAAAGCCAAGCGACAGATTTTGGCGATCGCACCTATTCTCGATGGACAGACGTGGGACAACTTTGAAATCCCAGAATACAAGGGCAATGCGGTAAACGGCGCAGACAAGTCAGAGCACCAGTCGGAGAACACCAAACCGGAAACTAAACAAGAGGTTATCCAGGAAATAAAGCCAACAGGCAATCCGGAGAACAAGACAGAGATCAACTACGAGGCTAGCCCGGGAGTTAAGCCAGGAAACGCGGTAGAAACCAAGCCAGAGCTCGTGGAGCGGATGGATTCAAAAACGATTGAGGTTGATCAGTACATGGACGCGCTGGAGGGCTCGAAGCCTTGA
- the hosA gene encoding histone deacetylase HOS2 (transcript_id=CADANIAT00004906) — protein MPRSAIVQEYNPTPTLSVDRKSAQHQHEGIIARPSGYRVSWHANPAVELHHFGQSHPMKPWRLTLTKQLVLAYGMHHAMDLYHCRAATVEELSDFHTSDYLDFLQTVVPGDMNDAQASKDFSENIVRFNFGDDCPIFDGLFQYCSLYAGASLDAARKLCNNQADIAINWSGGLHHAKKAEASGFCYVNDIVLAILQLLRIHPRVMYIDIDVHHGDGVEQAFWSTDRVLTVSFHKYDKENFFPGTGPLDSTGPTHPLNPGAHHAVNVPLHDGIDDESYVQLFKDVVGACVSKFRPAAIVLQCGADSLGCDRLGCFNLNVAAHGACVAYTKTFGLPMLVVGGGGYTPRNVSRAWAHETSILIDAQDKINPVIPSNVAFRNHFGPDFSLFPPLSEMRKLENKNSRAYLATIVQTITEQLRYLQAAPSVQMSVIPPDLLGLREETEKEIEEEIAKLEEKREEAEGGKNSRRRDAEKGAGLRGELYS, from the coding sequence ATGCCCCGTTCCGCCATTGTACAAGAGTACAACCCCACTCCCACGCTCTCGGTCGACCGCAAATCCGCCCAGCATCAACATGAAGGCATCATCGCGCGGCCATCGGGCTACCGGGTATCATGGCACGCAAACCCTGCGGTAGAACTGCATCACTTCGGCCAGTCGCACCCAATGAAGCCATGGCGCCTCACACTCACCAAACAACTTGTGCTCGCCTACGGCATGCATCATGCGATGGACCTATACCACTGTCGTGCCGCAACTGTTGAAGAGCTCAGCGACTTCCACACATCCGATTACCTGGACTTTTTGCAGACAGTGGTGCCAGGTGACATGAATGACGCGCAAGCGTCCAAGGATTTCAGCGAAAACATCGTCCGCTTCAATTTTGGCGACGATTGCCCCATCTTCGACGGCCTATTCCAATACTGCTCGCTGTACGCGGGAGCCTCGCTCGACGCCGCCCGCAAGCTCTGCAACAATCAGGCAGATATCGCAATCAACTGGTCTGGCGGGCTGCATCACGCCAAAAAGGCCGAGGCCAGCGGCTTCTGCTACGTAAATGATATTGTGCTTGCgatcctgcagctcctccgcATACACCCGCGCGTTATGTACATCGATATTGACGTCCATCACGGCGACGGTGTTGAGCAAGCCTTCTGGTCTACCGACCGCGTCCTCACAGTTTCGTTTCATAAATATGACAAGGAGAACTTTTTCCCGGGCACAGGGCCCTTAGATAGTACAGGGCCAACACACCCGCTCAACCCAGGCGCTCATCACGCAGTCAATGTACCCCTCCACGACGGCATCGACGACGAATCTTatgtccagctcttcaaggacGTTGTAGGTGCCTGTGTCAGCAAGTTCCGACCGGCCGCTATTGTCCTCCAGTGCGGCGCCGACTCGTTGGGCTGCGACAGACTTGGCTGCTTCAACTTGAATGTGGCCGCACACGGCGCCTGCGTCGCGTACACAAAGACATTCGGACTACCTATGctcgtcgtcggcggcggcggctacACCCCGCGCAACGTCTCACGAGCCTGGGCGCACGAAACCTCCATACTAATCGACGCCCAAGACAAAATCAACCCCGTTATTCCGTCCAATGTTGCATTTCGGAACCATTTCGGCCCGGACTTCTCGCTGTTTCCGCCGCTGTCGGAGATGCGCAAGCTCGAAAACAAGAACTCGCGCGCTTACTTGGCGACAATTGTGCAGACGATCACGGAGCAGCTGAGGTATTTGCAGGCGGCGCCGAGCGTGCAGATGTCTGTGATTCCGCCGGATCTATTAGGGCTCAGGGAGGAAACGGAGAAAGAAatcgaggaggagattgcgaagttggaagagaaaagggagGAGGCCGAAGGTGGGAAGAATTCTCGGAGGAGAGATGCGGAGAAGGGTGCTGGACTGCGGGGAGAGTTGTATTCTTGA